From one Deltaproteobacteria bacterium genomic stretch:
- the tadA gene encoding Flp pilus assembly complex ATPase component TadA: MRTARKGFEPETGKKKKRHPSALTRKAASDSRAKKKQDKSIDFPHRLKIGEIFVREGLLTPEELKEACQVQKSQTAYQPLGEICVKMNFFSRHDLTRVLRKYKKRIPLGVLLVNLSLITRDQLVAALKRGKLERKKLGEVLISEGHIAETTLINSLSIQLGVPKIVPNIQFIDKDLLQAVKPGFLQSRQLVPAFKKGDTVVVIMANPLDENTIRELERIYGKKVEPAIASPMEIRHGLNQLLGFQANSESAGKNWKDLIIGEKNVSEEEQDTAVEIVNYLITNAILEKASDIHIEPMENRLRIRYRLDGVLHHKTDLPAFMTPSIISRIKALCGMDIAERRRHQDGRLLTRFYNRDVDLRISSYASVYGENVVIRILDKRVTQVELDQVGFSPTNDAWFKGLLEYPSGVILVTGPTGCGKTTTLYAALNHLNDANKSIITVEDPVEYSIEGLVQAQLNPRIGLTYTDYLRSMMRQDPDVIMVGEIRDKTAAEAVIQSALTGHKVLSSFHTDDTTGALLRLMDMGINTFLISSTVVSVLAQRLVRTLCPFCKEPHVPDQGTLTAYHLLDLNPANHQFYEPKGCLHCNNTGFKGRTSIHELLIVNDKIRDAILARQTSTRIRTIARQTAKLISLLEDGFYKATKGMTSLEEVLRVAPHNESDVETRRSAEEILALCEGKEPRKSSKAALTEASGSQPHQETVRLIPPKTQVLPSLGDMNRSHMHGKNGVRIHFAELKKKTAGSRMNNVDFLIKRKPHRQRNPLLEFLEHEEQLQLYGS; the protein is encoded by the coding sequence GAGGAGCTTAAGGAAGCCTGCCAGGTTCAGAAAAGCCAGACGGCCTACCAGCCCTTAGGGGAAATCTGTGTGAAGATGAACTTCTTCTCCAGGCACGATCTGACCCGCGTGCTGAGGAAGTATAAAAAACGCATACCCCTGGGAGTGCTTCTGGTCAACCTTAGCTTAATCACCAGGGATCAGCTTGTCGCTGCCTTGAAGCGGGGCAAACTAGAGCGCAAGAAGCTCGGGGAGGTTCTCATCAGTGAGGGTCATATCGCGGAAACAACTCTGATTAATTCTTTAAGCATTCAATTGGGCGTTCCCAAGATTGTTCCAAACATCCAGTTCATTGATAAGGACCTGCTTCAAGCCGTCAAACCCGGCTTTCTTCAGAGCCGTCAGCTAGTGCCTGCCTTCAAAAAGGGGGATACAGTGGTCGTCATCATGGCCAATCCCCTGGACGAGAATACCATTCGTGAATTAGAACGCATCTATGGCAAGAAGGTTGAACCGGCCATTGCTTCTCCCATGGAAATAAGACATGGGCTCAACCAGCTCTTAGGCTTTCAGGCAAACAGCGAGTCCGCGGGGAAAAACTGGAAAGACCTAATTATCGGAGAGAAGAATGTTTCAGAGGAGGAGCAGGACACAGCCGTTGAGATCGTTAACTATCTCATCACCAATGCCATTCTGGAAAAGGCAAGCGATATTCACATCGAACCCATGGAGAACCGTCTCAGAATCCGCTACCGCCTGGATGGAGTTTTACATCACAAGACCGATCTGCCCGCCTTTATGACTCCATCCATTATCAGCCGCATCAAGGCCCTGTGCGGAATGGACATTGCCGAAAGAAGGAGGCATCAGGATGGACGTTTACTGACCCGTTTTTATAATCGGGACGTGGATCTCCGCATATCCTCCTATGCCTCTGTTTACGGCGAGAACGTGGTCATTCGGATTCTGGACAAGCGCGTCACCCAGGTGGAGCTCGATCAGGTTGGTTTCAGTCCAACCAATGACGCATGGTTCAAAGGATTGCTGGAATATCCTTCCGGTGTCATCCTTGTCACCGGACCAACCGGCTGTGGCAAGACGACGACGCTTTATGCGGCGCTTAACCATCTCAATGACGCGAATAAATCAATCATCACCGTGGAAGACCCTGTGGAATATTCCATCGAAGGCCTGGTCCAGGCGCAGCTCAACCCCAGAATAGGACTTACTTACACTGACTACCTCAGGTCCATGATGCGTCAGGACCCGGACGTGATTATGGTGGGTGAAATCCGCGACAAGACCGCGGCTGAGGCCGTGATCCAATCGGCCTTGACCGGTCACAAGGTATTGAGCTCTTTCCACACCGACGACACCACCGGAGCCCTTTTACGGTTAATGGACATGGGAATCAATACCTTCCTGATTTCCTCGACCGTGGTTTCCGTCCTGGCGCAGCGTCTGGTCAGGACCCTCTGTCCCTTCTGTAAAGAACCTCATGTGCCTGACCAAGGCACACTGACGGCTTATCATCTTCTAGACCTCAACCCGGCTAACCACCAGTTTTATGAGCCCAAGGGATGCCTTCATTGCAACAACACCGGTTTTAAGGGGCGCACCTCCATCCATGAGCTGCTGATAGTGAACGATAAAATCCGGGATGCTATCCTTGCCCGTCAGACTTCGACTCGCATCAGAACCATCGCCCGTCAGACGGCCAAGCTCATTTCCTTGCTCGAAGACGGCTTTTACAAAGCCACCAAAGGAATGACCTCCCTGGAAGAGGTGCTTCGGGTGGCGCCTCATAATGAGAGTGACGTTGAAACGCGCCGGTCGGCTGAAGAAATCCTGGCTTTGTGCGAAGGCAAAGAACCCCGTAAATCTTCAAAAGCCGCTCTAACTGAGGCTTCGGGCAGCCAACCACATCAAGAAACAGTCAGGTTGATCCCTCCAAAAACACAGGTTCTGCCATCGCTGGGTGATATGAATCGTTCCCATATGCATGGCAAGAATGGAGTTCGTATACATTTTGCAGAGCTTAAGAAAAAGACGGCAGGATCAAGGATGAATAATGTAGATTTCCTCATAAAACGAAAGCCGCACCGGCAAAGAAACCCGTTGCTTGAGTTTCTGGAGCATGAGGAGCAGCTTCAACTTTATGGCTCATGA
- a CDS encoding MFS transporter codes for MILQERQGKGIFYGTWIVAGCFVLLFLYAGAGFYSFSIFIKPLEEHFGWSRTEISFTMSIYMILHGLLGPLIGHITETYGARKVMTVFAVASGASFILVSFTPALWYFYMSYAVLSATTAGIGFIPVSSLLARWFVRRRGTAIGMAMVGIAVGGLVMAPLVGLITSYFSWRISFIFLGLLTWAVSLPVALFVIKSSPAELGLRPDGDEPASAEALDFSPGAAEASMDAQENGWPFRAALRTRAFYWIAATFFLAPLAQMGILQHQVPLIIEAGISQAAAATALGLTAGFGGLGKLSFGRITEMLPFHYAAMLCFGLQAVGVLILLTAQNMAMIWVYVAVFGFAMGGVVVLVPLVVGHFFGLAAFGVLIGVVSLVEALGCSGGALISGLIYDRLGSYHYALIIYIGIYLTAILTIFLAGKPKPYPNV; via the coding sequence ATGATACTGCAAGAGAGACAGGGGAAAGGGATATTTTACGGCACATGGATCGTGGCGGGCTGTTTTGTGCTTCTCTTTCTTTACGCCGGGGCCGGCTTTTACTCTTTTAGTATCTTCATTAAGCCTCTGGAGGAGCATTTTGGGTGGAGCCGGACTGAAATATCATTCACCATGTCCATCTATATGATACTGCACGGCCTTCTTGGCCCTTTAATCGGTCATATCACCGAGACTTATGGGGCGAGAAAGGTCATGACCGTTTTTGCTGTTGCATCCGGGGCCTCCTTTATTCTGGTAAGTTTTACCCCTGCCTTGTGGTATTTTTATATGTCCTACGCCGTCTTGTCTGCTACGACGGCTGGTATAGGCTTTATACCGGTAAGCAGCCTGCTGGCCAGATGGTTTGTCAGGAGACGGGGTACAGCCATTGGCATGGCCATGGTGGGTATCGCTGTCGGGGGCCTCGTCATGGCGCCATTGGTCGGTCTGATCACCTCTTACTTTAGCTGGAGGATTTCTTTTATTTTCCTGGGGCTGTTGACTTGGGCGGTGTCCCTGCCTGTGGCCCTGTTTGTGATAAAAAGCAGTCCGGCTGAGCTGGGGCTTAGGCCTGACGGTGATGAGCCTGCATCAGCAGAAGCCCTGGATTTCTCTCCAGGGGCTGCGGAGGCTTCAATGGATGCACAGGAGAATGGCTGGCCGTTTCGAGCGGCGCTCCGGACCAGGGCCTTCTACTGGATTGCGGCCACCTTCTTTTTAGCGCCCTTAGCCCAGATGGGGATCTTGCAACACCAGGTGCCGCTGATTATTGAAGCCGGTATCTCGCAGGCGGCGGCCGCGACCGCTCTGGGATTGACGGCTGGCTTTGGAGGTCTGGGCAAGCTGAGTTTCGGCCGGATTACTGAAATGCTGCCTTTTCATTATGCCGCCATGTTATGCTTTGGACTACAGGCAGTGGGGGTTCTCATCCTTTTGACCGCTCAGAATATGGCCATGATCTGGGTTTACGTGGCGGTCTTCGGCTTCGCCATGGGAGGGGTCGTTGTTCTTGTGCCTCTGGTGGTCGGTCACTTCTTCGGCCTGGCCGCTTTTGGAGTGCTTATAGGTGTCGTGTCCTTGGTTGAGGCTCTGGGATGTTCCGGCGGCGCTTTGATCTCCGGGTTGATTTATGATCGCCTGGGCAGCTATCATTACGCCTTGATAATATATATCGGCATCTATCTAACTGCAATCTTAACTATCTTCCTGGCAGGCAAACCAAAACCGTATCCCAATGTTTGA